A region of Streptomyces sp. R44 DNA encodes the following proteins:
- a CDS encoding YbhB/YbcL family Raf kinase inhibitor-like protein: MSGIELSSTAFDDRTVIPRRHSGEGENLSPPLTWSGVPHEATELVLLCEDPDAPGTTFLHWLVTGIDPGTTGVAEGQTPQGGRAWPNGFGRAGWGGPMPPPGHGQHRYFFRLYALSEPLPLHEHPGVEDVHRALKGRELASGTLVGTYQR; this comes from the coding sequence ATGAGCGGAATTGAACTCAGCAGCACCGCGTTCGACGACAGAACGGTGATCCCCCGTCGCCACAGCGGGGAGGGAGAGAACCTTTCACCGCCCCTGACCTGGTCGGGGGTGCCCCATGAGGCGACGGAGCTGGTGCTCCTCTGCGAGGACCCGGACGCGCCGGGGACGACCTTCCTGCACTGGCTCGTGACCGGCATCGACCCGGGAACCACGGGGGTGGCCGAGGGGCAGACGCCCCAGGGCGGGCGGGCCTGGCCCAATGGATTCGGGCGGGCCGGCTGGGGAGGGCCGATGCCGCCACCGGGACACGGGCAGCATCGCTACTTCTTCCGCCTGTACGCCCTGTCCGAGCCGCTGCCGCTGCACGAACACCCGGGCGTCGAGGACGTGCACCGTGCCCTGAAGGGCAGGGAGCTCGCCTCGGGCACTCTGGTCGGGACCTATCAGCGCTAG
- a CDS encoding nucleoside-triphosphatase produces MPTRILLEGRPGSGKTTALRRLAALLPTRPATGFTTEEIRQSGARVGFALETLEGRRAVLAHVDLPGPPRVGKYGVDLSVMERLALPALRPTESGARLVLIDELGRMELACPAFRDAVDALFVAEVDVVATVHVHRDPFTDALRRRADIEVVPLTAANRDALPGELATRLRQRRADR; encoded by the coding sequence GTGCCGACAAGGATCCTGCTGGAGGGACGCCCCGGCTCGGGCAAGACCACCGCCCTCCGTCGACTGGCCGCGCTGCTGCCCACCCGCCCGGCCACCGGCTTCACCACCGAGGAGATCCGCCAATCCGGAGCCCGGGTCGGCTTCGCCCTGGAGACGCTGGAGGGCCGGCGCGCGGTGCTCGCCCATGTCGACCTTCCCGGTCCGCCGCGGGTCGGGAAGTACGGCGTCGACCTGAGCGTCATGGAACGCCTGGCACTGCCGGCGCTGCGGCCGACGGAGTCGGGGGCGCGGCTGGTGCTCATCGACGAACTGGGGCGGATGGAACTGGCCTGTCCTGCGTTCCGGGACGCGGTCGATGCCCTGTTCGTGGCAGAGGTCGATGTCGTGGCCACGGTCCATGTGCACCGCGATCCCTTCACCGACGCCCTCAGACGACGTGCCGACATCGAGGTCGTCCCTCTCACCGCGGCAAACCGGGACGCCCTGCCCGGGGAGCTGGCGACCCGCCTGCGCCAGCGCCGAGCCGACCGGTGA
- a CDS encoding nitroreductase family protein, whose amino-acid sequence MERVYTGVEHLYRHLHEVPAYVIPCVEGRTEGLSVTHQAGTWGSILPAAWSFMPAARERGLGTVWTTGNLPLEREFADVLGIPYAEVMQAAFIPVAYTVGTDFRPARRIPRDQVLHWDQW is encoded by the coding sequence ATGGAGCGGGTGTACACGGGCGTCGAGCACCTGTACCGGCATCTGCACGAGGTGCCCGCCTACGTGATCCCCTGCGTCGAAGGTCGCACCGAGGGCCTCTCCGTCACCCACCAGGCCGGCACCTGGGGGTCGATCCTGCCCGCCGCGTGGAGCTTCATGCCGGCCGCCCGTGAGCGCGGTCTCGGCACCGTGTGGACGACCGGGAACCTGCCGTTGGAGCGGGAGTTCGCAGACGTGCTCGGCATCCCGTACGCGGAGGTCATGCAGGCGGCCTTCATCCCGGTCGCGTACACGGTAGGCACCGACTTCCGCCCCGCCCGGCGGATTCCGCGCGACCAGGTCCTGCACTGGGACCAGTGGTGA
- a CDS encoding helix-turn-helix domain-containing protein → MGESVAGRLFSALDAFEGGGPAALRLTDIAARTGLPAPTALRLLRELVAWGGLERGADGTYRLGIRLRVLGAAAPCPRGLLDAALPALRALSARTPGTRWSPRAFSPAGSLGPGQPVSRPVRRSSGGVR, encoded by the coding sequence TTGGGCGAGAGCGTGGCCGGACGGCTCTTCTCGGCGCTCGACGCTTTCGAGGGCGGCGGCCCGGCTGCCTTGCGCCTCACCGACATCGCGGCCCGCACGGGGCTCCCGGCGCCGACGGCGCTGCGTCTGCTGCGGGAGCTGGTGGCCTGGGGCGGTCTGGAACGCGGCGCTGACGGCACGTACCGGCTGGGGATCCGGCTGCGGGTGCTCGGCGCGGCGGCACCCTGCCCGCGCGGCCTCCTCGACGCGGCGCTCCCGGCGCTGCGGGCCTTGAGCGCCCGGACACCCGGCACACGGTGGTCTCCCCGGGCTTTCTCGCCGGCCGGCTCGCTCGGACCCGGGCAGCCGGTCTCGCGGCCTGTGCGGAGGAGTTCCGGTGGGGTGAGGTGA
- a CDS encoding NUDIX domain-containing protein: MDAHVRTRVSVYAIAVEDDRLLLIRLSEASPVFAPGLWHLPGGGIDPGEQPVAALARELLEETGLELTDARLLDARTYAARRHGVSWSLTALFYAVSLKGGPPAVTEIDGSTDAAAWIPLADLGDDALLSPPAADALRILEKVEVPGLMGWLRDAIRTADV, from the coding sequence GTGGACGCTCATGTACGGACCCGCGTCTCGGTCTACGCGATCGCGGTGGAGGACGACCGGCTGCTGTTGATTCGGTTGTCGGAGGCCTCGCCCGTGTTCGCACCAGGGCTCTGGCACCTGCCAGGCGGTGGAATCGACCCGGGCGAACAGCCCGTGGCGGCCCTGGCCCGTGAACTCCTTGAGGAGACAGGACTTGAACTCACCGACGCCCGCCTGCTCGACGCGCGGACCTACGCGGCCCGGCGCCACGGGGTGAGCTGGAGCCTCACGGCCCTGTTCTACGCCGTTTCCCTCAAGGGCGGGCCGCCGGCGGTGACCGAGATCGACGGCTCCACCGACGCGGCGGCGTGGATCCCCCTGGCCGACCTGGGGGACGACGCCCTGCTGTCACCGCCGGCCGCCGACGCCCTCCGCATCCTTGAGAAGGTCGAAGTCCCCGGTCTCATGGGCTGGTTGAGGGATGCGATCCGCACAGCCGACGTGTAA
- a CDS encoding TetR/AcrR family transcriptional regulator, whose amino-acid sequence MAQDTPPAKRGRKRAVGEDEVVAAAIRLLGARGADAVSIRGIAAELGLAPNAVYTYFPDRAAVVGAVVERLLGETDLAALTARDTPWRDRIHTLAADLRHRLLAHPGAVNLLLSGPMDGPHALALGEALLMVLADAGLDPADAARASYLLIVQVLGAIALEAAELTSPAPPPPLDERVANRREQLRAVPADRYPRTAEAADTIAQYVSDEQYAWGLDRVLDGIAGRAKG is encoded by the coding sequence ATGGCACAGGACACGCCGCCGGCGAAGCGGGGCCGGAAGAGGGCGGTAGGCGAGGACGAGGTGGTCGCGGCGGCCATACGGCTGCTCGGCGCCCGCGGCGCCGACGCGGTGAGCATCCGGGGCATCGCCGCCGAGCTGGGACTCGCGCCGAACGCCGTCTACACGTACTTCCCGGACCGCGCCGCAGTGGTCGGCGCCGTCGTCGAGCGCCTGCTCGGCGAGACGGACCTCGCGGCCCTCACCGCCCGGGACACCCCCTGGCGGGACCGCATCCACACGCTCGCCGCCGACCTGCGGCACCGACTGCTCGCCCACCCGGGCGCGGTCAACCTGCTGCTCTCCGGCCCGATGGACGGCCCTCACGCCCTCGCGCTCGGCGAAGCCCTCCTCATGGTCCTCGCGGACGCCGGCCTCGATCCGGCGGACGCGGCACGCGCCTCGTACCTGCTGATCGTCCAGGTCCTCGGGGCGATCGCCCTGGAAGCCGCCGAACTCACCTCACCCGCGCCGCCCCCGCCCCTCGACGAGCGGGTGGCGAACCGCCGGGAGCAGCTCCGTGCCGTCCCCGCCGACCGTTACCCCCGTACGGCCGAAGCGGCGGACACGATCGCCCAGTACGTCTCCGACGAGCAGTACGCGTGGGGACTCGACCGGGTCCTGGACGGCATCGCGGGGAGGGCGAAAGGCTGA
- a CDS encoding NAD-dependent epimerase/dehydratase family protein, with the protein MKHTTTPRHVIFGSGAVGTAVAESLVRRGESVRVVNRSGRADLPDGVEVVAGDAADPAFTTAVAAGAAVVYQALNPPYHRWQQEFPTLQAGVLAAAEAAGARMVSMDNVYSYGAPGGRPFTEETPDAATTRKGRLRGRMAQDLLAAHEAGRVEVAIGRASDYFGPRGGAQSNLGDLVFPALLAGRTATVLGDPDQPHTYTFIPDIGEALALLGLHPDAPGRIWHLPNDPHTRTTRELVDLAHHATGRPGTARLRRMPTFALYAMGAVNRTVRELIEMQYEFAEPFVVDSSLVRDRLGAVATPVEEALERTVAAYRARAK; encoded by the coding sequence ATGAAGCACACCACCACCCCCCGTCACGTGATCTTCGGCTCCGGCGCCGTGGGCACGGCCGTCGCCGAGTCCCTGGTACGCCGAGGGGAGTCCGTCCGCGTCGTCAACCGGTCCGGCCGCGCGGACCTCCCGGACGGCGTCGAGGTGGTCGCGGGCGACGCGGCCGACCCCGCGTTCACCACCGCCGTCGCGGCCGGCGCGGCCGTCGTCTACCAGGCGCTCAACCCGCCGTACCACCGCTGGCAGCAGGAGTTCCCGACGCTGCAGGCCGGGGTGCTCGCCGCGGCCGAGGCCGCCGGAGCCCGGATGGTCTCGATGGACAACGTCTACAGCTACGGTGCGCCCGGGGGCCGCCCGTTCACCGAGGAGACCCCCGACGCGGCCACCACCCGCAAGGGCCGGCTCCGGGGGCGGATGGCCCAGGACCTGCTCGCCGCGCACGAGGCCGGGCGCGTGGAGGTCGCGATCGGCCGCGCCTCCGACTACTTCGGGCCGCGCGGCGGCGCCCAGTCCAACCTCGGCGACCTGGTCTTCCCGGCCCTCCTCGCCGGGCGCACCGCGACCGTGCTCGGCGATCCGGACCAGCCCCACACGTACACCTTCATCCCCGACATCGGGGAGGCGCTCGCCCTCCTGGGCCTCCACCCCGACGCCCCGGGCCGCATCTGGCACCTCCCCAACGACCCGCACACCCGCACCACCCGCGAGCTCGTCGACCTGGCCCACCACGCCACCGGCCGCCCCGGCACCGCCCGGCTGCGCCGGATGCCGACGTTCGCGCTGTACGCGATGGGCGCGGTCAACCGCACGGTGCGCGAACTCATCGAGATGCAGTACGAGTTCGCCGAGCCGTTCGTCGTCGACTCCAGCCTCGTCCGGGACCGGCTCGGCGCCGTCGCCACCCCGGTCGAGGAGGCGCTGGAGCGGACGGTGGCGGCCTACCGCGCCCGCGCGAAGTGA
- a CDS encoding HEAT repeat domain-containing protein: MDMELLTESLSGSWDSTRSARDALVGQGAAVVGAVLDVLRDEQSPVDWTVSADVLCRIGEPALLPLAHAVASADSPEIERRAGWALARLKVEDPAAYEPLLDHPHPQVRSDALFAFQTRAETAVRFVDRLIPSLGDPEREVRHRAVQAFKAIGTASVPSLRRVRRMPASGPRVRAGALEALAAIAGPEGLDSTDQDAWRRLTAIKLRDEVPDGMHLCGSWYAVPTTDQDAVLEAFDLGSPQPVTLRTGAAAWNQDHHAWDRTHPHAACARVFVSPALHGWTLVFGDASQGTHRVEDADEEGEALPLVVRERCTDLSRRFGSAQWYGMSCGDGWTAWCIAEDGEVVRHYDAEDAEENGDEEPSHPAEAGYLLPHEDGFPEDAFDDVDISDSEAFTTRYNQLKEELKIPDTCYANDIAARLSVDPGALGAHTTTSGRGVLALTACGREHGHPTGALPV, from the coding sequence ATGGATATGGAACTGCTGACCGAGTCCCTCTCAGGGTCCTGGGACTCCACCCGGTCGGCGCGCGATGCGCTCGTGGGGCAGGGGGCCGCTGTCGTCGGAGCGGTACTGGACGTGCTCCGCGACGAGCAGTCCCCCGTCGACTGGACGGTCTCGGCGGACGTGCTCTGCCGGATCGGGGAGCCCGCTCTCCTGCCCCTGGCGCACGCGGTCGCCTCCGCGGACTCGCCCGAGATCGAGAGAAGGGCCGGGTGGGCGCTGGCGCGCCTCAAGGTGGAGGATCCAGCGGCCTACGAACCGCTCCTGGACCATCCGCACCCGCAGGTCCGGAGCGATGCCCTCTTCGCCTTCCAGACCCGCGCCGAGACGGCGGTACGGTTCGTCGATCGGCTGATCCCCTCGCTGGGCGACCCGGAACGCGAGGTCCGGCACCGAGCGGTCCAGGCGTTCAAGGCGATCGGCACCGCGAGTGTGCCCAGCCTGCGCCGCGTTCGCCGGATGCCCGCGTCCGGCCCCAGGGTGCGGGCCGGCGCGCTCGAAGCCCTCGCGGCGATCGCCGGCCCCGAGGGTCTCGACTCCACGGACCAGGACGCCTGGCGTCGGCTGACGGCGATCAAGCTGCGGGACGAGGTCCCGGACGGCATGCACCTCTGCGGGTCCTGGTACGCGGTGCCGACGACGGACCAGGACGCCGTGCTCGAGGCGTTCGATCTCGGCAGCCCGCAGCCGGTCACCCTGCGGACCGGTGCGGCGGCCTGGAACCAGGACCACCACGCCTGGGACCGGACCCATCCCCACGCCGCCTGCGCCCGCGTCTTCGTCAGCCCCGCCCTGCACGGCTGGACGCTGGTCTTCGGCGACGCCTCCCAGGGCACCCACCGCGTCGAGGACGCGGACGAGGAGGGCGAGGCCCTTCCGCTCGTCGTGCGAGAGCGGTGCACCGACCTGAGCCGGCGCTTCGGATCCGCCCAGTGGTACGGGATGAGCTGCGGCGACGGCTGGACCGCCTGGTGCATCGCCGAAGACGGAGAGGTCGTACGCCACTACGACGCGGAGGACGCCGAGGAGAACGGCGACGAGGAACCCTCTCACCCGGCCGAAGCCGGCTACCTCCTGCCGCATGAGGACGGCTTCCCCGAGGACGCGTTCGACGACGTGGACATCTCGGACTCCGAGGCGTTCACCACCCGGTACAACCAGCTGAAGGAAGAGCTCAAGATCCCCGACACCTGCTACGCCAACGACATCGCGGCACGCTTGTCCGTCGACCCCGGAGCACTCGGAGCCCACACCACGACTTCGGGCCGCGGAGTCCTCGCTCTCACCGCCTGCGGCCGCGAGCACGGCCACCCCACCGGGGCACTACCCGTGTGA
- a CDS encoding cold-shock protein gives MASGTVKWFNSEKGFGFIAQDGGGPDVFAHYSNISGNGYRELTEGETVTFDITQGQKGPQAENIIRG, from the coding sequence ATGGCCAGCGGCACCGTGAAGTGGTTCAACTCCGAGAAGGGCTTCGGCTTCATCGCCCAGGACGGAGGCGGACCGGACGTCTTCGCTCACTACTCCAACATTTCCGGAAACGGATACCGCGAACTGACCGAGGGCGAGACGGTGACGTTCGACATCACCCAGGGCCAGAAGGGCCCGCAGGCGGAGAACATCATCCGCGGCTGA